One window of Psychrobacillus sp. FSL H8-0483 genomic DNA carries:
- a CDS encoding alpha/beta-type small acid-soluble spore protein encodes MPNNNKLVVPGVKQAIDQMKYEIAQEFSVQLGPDATARANGSVGGEITKRLVAQAQSQMSGIQK; translated from the coding sequence ATGCCAAATAACAATAAACTAGTTGTACCAGGAGTTAAACAAGCAATTGATCAAATGAAATATGAAATTGCTCAAGAATTCAGTGTTCAACTTGGACCAGATGCTACAGCGCGTGCTAACGGATCCGTTGGCGGAGAAATTACAAAGCGTTTAGTGGCTCAAGCCCAATCACAAATGAGTGGAATACAAAAATAA
- the qoxA gene encoding cytochrome aa3 quinol oxidase subunit II, with translation MKLKMKWALFTMIFTIATVLTGCEPLLVLDPKGPQAKTQADDIMLSIWLMSAIVLVVFAILIFVLIKYRASKQSEDYEPPHIEGSPIVEAICVGIPIIIVVFLSIVSVKSNYEVEAIPAAYEDQEPLVIYASSSNWKWHFSYPEEDIETVNYLYIPANRPIEFKLYSYGPITSFWIPQLGGQKYAMSDMVNTLHLAADLPGEFMGRNANFSGEGFAENTFEVTAMSQADYDEWVEEVHETAAPLTEETFEELLEPGHLGRSTYTGTHLEFSPAPDHDHGSTNSDAEESEHENHGSTSSDEQSTHAHH, from the coding sequence ATGAAATTAAAAATGAAATGGGCATTATTCACAATGATTTTCACTATTGCCACTGTGCTAACTGGTTGTGAGCCACTATTAGTTTTAGATCCAAAAGGACCTCAGGCAAAAACGCAGGCTGATGATATCATGCTTTCCATTTGGCTTATGTCAGCTATTGTCCTCGTCGTTTTCGCCATCTTAATATTTGTGTTAATTAAATACCGTGCTTCTAAACAGAGTGAAGATTACGAGCCTCCTCATATTGAAGGAAGCCCCATTGTAGAAGCAATCTGTGTTGGAATTCCTATTATTATTGTTGTTTTTCTTTCCATAGTTTCTGTTAAAAGTAACTACGAAGTAGAGGCAATTCCCGCTGCATATGAGGATCAAGAACCATTAGTTATTTATGCTTCTTCTTCCAACTGGAAGTGGCATTTTAGTTATCCAGAAGAGGATATCGAGACAGTTAACTACTTATATATCCCTGCAAACCGTCCGATTGAATTTAAATTATATTCTTACGGACCTATCACTAGTTTTTGGATTCCACAACTAGGTGGCCAAAAATACGCGATGTCTGATATGGTCAATACTTTACACTTAGCCGCTGACCTTCCTGGGGAATTCATGGGAAGAAACGCAAACTTCAGTGGTGAAGGATTCGCGGAAAATACATTTGAAGTGACTGCAATGTCTCAAGCCGACTATGATGAATGGGTTGAGGAAGTGCATGAAACTGCCGCACCTCTGACAGAAGAAACGTTCGAGGAGTTATTAGAGCCTGGACATCTTGGCCGCTCCACATACACTGGAACACATTTAGAATTCTCCCCTGCACCTGATCATGACCATGGGTCAACTAATTCGGACGCAGAAGAATCTGAGCACGAAAATCATGGATCAACTAGTTCGGATGAGCAATCCACTCACGCTCATCATTGA
- a CDS encoding L,D-transpeptidase codes for MTLWIDVSVSKLQLKLYNASLLLKTYSISVGKILTPTPNGNYIIINKELNPGGPFGVLWMGLSKPHYGIHGTNNPASIGKKVSHGCIRMHNDDVLELSSIVPIGTNVYIHK; via the coding sequence GTGACTCTTTGGATTGATGTATCGGTAAGTAAATTACAACTTAAACTGTACAATGCAAGTCTGTTACTTAAGACGTATTCAATCTCTGTAGGAAAAATACTGACTCCTACCCCAAACGGGAATTATATCATTATAAACAAAGAACTTAATCCCGGAGGACCTTTTGGTGTCTTATGGATGGGATTATCTAAGCCACATTACGGCATTCATGGAACCAACAATCCAGCATCTATTGGAAAAAAGGTTTCACACGGATGCATTCGGATGCATAACGATGACGTGCTCGAGCTTTCTTCTATTGTACCAATAGGTACCAATGTATATATTCACAAGTGA
- the cax gene encoding calcium/proton exchanger, whose protein sequence is MNKLFAILTFVGVPLVIVGAFLEWAQMVMFFLCCLSIIALSAFIGRATESLAIVSGPRIGGLLNATFGNAVELIISIFTLKAGMVGIVLASLTGSVLGNLLLVLGLSFFVGGIKFKRQKFSVHDARYNSGLLIFAIIVAFVIPEVFSMSMNAEKTLNLSIGISVVLIVLYLAGLFFKLVTHRGIFTSSDEPEVETEEPEWTKSKSILILILATGAVAFVSEQLVHTFETLGEQFGWTELFIGVIIVAIVGNAAEHFSAITMAYKNKMELSVEIAVGSTLQIAMFVAPILVIISLFTPQSMALVFTLPELVAMITATLLVINLSNDGESNWFEGLTLFAAYLVIGIGFYFL, encoded by the coding sequence GTGAATAAGTTGTTTGCTATTCTTACTTTTGTTGGTGTTCCACTTGTTATTGTGGGGGCATTTCTTGAGTGGGCACAGATGGTCATGTTTTTTTTATGTTGTCTTAGTATTATTGCACTTTCGGCATTCATCGGACGAGCAACGGAAAGTCTTGCGATTGTGAGCGGTCCACGAATTGGAGGCTTACTAAACGCTACATTTGGTAATGCTGTGGAACTTATTATTTCTATTTTTACTTTAAAGGCCGGTATGGTGGGAATAGTATTGGCTTCTCTAACTGGGTCAGTCCTTGGTAACTTGCTACTCGTCCTAGGGCTTTCATTTTTTGTAGGTGGTATCAAATTTAAACGACAAAAATTTAGTGTTCATGATGCTAGGTACAATTCGGGCTTACTCATTTTTGCTATTATTGTTGCGTTTGTCATCCCAGAAGTATTTTCTATGTCCATGAATGCTGAAAAAACATTGAACTTGAGTATTGGCATTTCGGTTGTTTTAATCGTTCTTTATCTGGCGGGGTTATTTTTCAAGCTTGTCACCCACCGAGGTATTTTTACATCATCGGATGAACCAGAGGTCGAAACAGAAGAGCCAGAGTGGACAAAAAGTAAATCGATATTAATCCTGATACTAGCGACTGGAGCAGTTGCTTTTGTGTCTGAACAACTTGTCCACACATTTGAGACATTAGGTGAACAATTTGGTTGGACCGAGCTGTTCATAGGTGTCATAATTGTTGCAATTGTGGGGAATGCTGCGGAGCACTTTTCAGCCATCACGATGGCGTATAAAAATAAAATGGAGTTGTCGGTGGAGATTGCAGTTGGATCGACGTTGCAGATAGCTATGTTCGTGGCTCCAATCCTCGTCATTATTTCTCTATTCACACCACAATCCATGGCGCTTGTATTCACATTACCTGAACTTGTAGCAATGATTACGGCAACGCTTCTTGTTATTAATCTTTCCAATGATGGTGAATCTAATTGGTTTGAAGGTCTTACGCTCTTTGCTGCATATTTAGTCATTGGTATTGGGTTTTATTTTCTTTAA
- a CDS encoding DUF1805 domain-containing protein has translation MINLHPIDIEGNTFIAVSVLLPKTNLLTVSNDKGYIMCGALDVGLLNEKLKDRKIIAGRAVGVKTIEQLLDAPLESVTYEAEELGITRGMIGREALLKMI, from the coding sequence ATGATTAACCTTCATCCAATTGATATTGAAGGAAATACATTCATTGCAGTTTCTGTTTTGTTACCAAAAACAAATCTACTTACTGTATCCAACGATAAAGGATATATTATGTGCGGTGCACTAGACGTTGGGCTATTGAATGAAAAATTAAAGGACCGGAAAATAATTGCAGGCCGGGCTGTTGGTGTGAAGACAATTGAACAGCTTTTAGATGCACCATTAGAATCAGTCACATATGAAGCAGAGGAACTTGGGATTACTCGTGGAATGATCGGTAGAGAAGCACTCTTAAAGATGATCTAG
- a CDS encoding YxcD family protein, translated as MEKLIIPEQNIINAVCVYIGRQNNAAPEEVEVELMYDDDSGFSAEANVNGQTQILTTLNLIEALRQTIKEFLNLDPNATGIELILDDEEGIIAAVR; from the coding sequence ATGGAGAAACTAATAATTCCCGAACAGAACATTATTAATGCAGTTTGCGTATATATCGGTCGCCAAAACAATGCTGCTCCAGAAGAAGTGGAAGTAGAGCTTATGTACGATGACGATTCTGGTTTTTCCGCTGAAGCTAATGTTAATGGACAAACACAAATACTTACGACATTAAATTTAATTGAAGCACTTCGTCAAACTATTAAGGAATTTTTAAACCTGGATCCAAATGCCACAGGAATAGAATTAATTTTAGATGATGAAGAAGGCATTATTGCCGCTGTCCGATAA
- a CDS encoding TIGR02206 family membrane protein: protein MKANSVNTFTMFSTEHLSAIGVLFLCLFLLYFLNKNGYLQNKHSLLFDRLFALSLLAMEISYHLVLVQARDWTLSESIPIHLCSISLYFSFIVLWTGTKRFHHFVFFAGIGGALQAVLTPSLEVNFPDFLFIQFFYIHIGIIVTGFYILLAKGYRPTFKGIIQTMITLNVLFPFIFAVNILVQGNYMFLREKPVNGSLLDFLGPYPWYIVSLEFVAFLLFIPQWLVFRKWNNPQK from the coding sequence ATGAAAGCAAATAGTGTAAACACTTTTACCATGTTTTCAACGGAACATTTATCAGCAATTGGTGTGCTTTTCTTGTGTTTATTTCTCTTATATTTCTTGAATAAGAATGGCTATTTACAAAATAAACATTCCCTGCTTTTTGATCGTCTTTTTGCCCTTTCTTTATTAGCAATGGAAATTTCCTATCATCTTGTGCTAGTGCAAGCTAGAGACTGGACTTTAAGCGAGTCTATACCGATTCACCTTTGCAGCATTAGTTTATATTTTTCGTTCATCGTTTTATGGACTGGTACAAAACGATTTCATCATTTTGTCTTTTTTGCAGGTATTGGTGGTGCACTTCAAGCTGTACTTACCCCATCATTAGAAGTAAATTTTCCAGACTTTCTATTCATTCAATTCTTTTATATTCACATAGGAATTATCGTAACAGGCTTTTATATTCTTTTGGCAAAAGGATATCGCCCAACTTTTAAAGGAATCATTCAAACAATGATTACATTAAATGTACTATTTCCTTTCATTTTTGCAGTAAATATTCTTGTGCAAGGCAACTATATGTTTTTAAGAGAGAAGCCTGTAAATGGTAGTCTTTTAGATTTCTTAGGTCCATATCCTTGGTATATCGTTTCACTTGAATTCGTAGCATTCCTTTTGTTTATTCCTCAATGGCTAGTTTTCAGGAAATGGAATAATCCACAAAAATAA
- a CDS encoding VLRF1 family aeRF1-type release factor → MTISKELEELKAYSSSDRCVLSVYLNTNPGDPEQLNGAWKIHLKSGLKRIGEYLKASGDEKEIKDLDEIKNKIIKEMEEHKLELHKGVVIFATADGDLWYVNYVQVPVKTNFYWENHPVVEQLEYMYKAYPEAGIIMPSFGEVRVLDTALGFVRDDITYRFDLVSEQWKESEKVDISNRREALKDKTAKLDTRYKVNKSSFYRGMRETIEQLKKKRGWREFHVAGEAEMANAFAENLRDLPASCIYKNLNNSNADEVVHQVLEK, encoded by the coding sequence ATGACGATAAGTAAAGAACTTGAAGAATTAAAAGCGTATAGCTCTAGTGATCGGTGTGTGTTAAGCGTTTATTTAAATACGAATCCCGGGGATCCAGAGCAATTAAATGGTGCTTGGAAAATTCATTTAAAAAGTGGATTAAAGCGAATTGGAGAGTATTTAAAAGCTTCTGGAGATGAAAAAGAAATAAAAGATCTCGATGAAATAAAGAATAAAATTATTAAGGAAATGGAAGAACATAAACTAGAACTTCATAAAGGCGTAGTAATATTTGCTACTGCTGACGGTGATTTATGGTATGTGAACTATGTTCAAGTCCCGGTTAAAACAAATTTTTACTGGGAAAATCATCCAGTAGTTGAGCAACTGGAGTATATGTATAAAGCATATCCAGAAGCGGGAATTATCATGCCAAGCTTCGGAGAAGTTCGAGTATTGGATACTGCATTGGGATTCGTTCGAGATGATATAACGTATAGATTTGATTTAGTGTCTGAGCAATGGAAAGAAAGTGAAAAGGTTGATATAAGTAACAGGCGTGAAGCTTTGAAAGATAAAACCGCTAAATTAGACACGCGATATAAAGTAAATAAAAGTAGTTTTTATAGAGGAATGCGGGAGACCATTGAACAATTAAAGAAAAAACGAGGTTGGCGAGAGTTTCATGTAGCAGGAGAAGCTGAAATGGCAAATGCATTTGCAGAAAATTTAAGGGATTTACCTGCAAGCTGCATCTACAAAAACTTAAATAACAGTAACGCAGATGAGGTAGTCCATCAGGTATTAGAAAAATAA
- a CDS encoding sporulation histidine kinase inhibitor Sda: MSKMSDELLIESYLTAKELKLCPDFLALLEKEILRRSLKFNL; encoded by the coding sequence ATGAGTAAAATGTCGGATGAATTATTAATTGAATCTTATCTTACAGCAAAAGAATTAAAATTGTGTCCTGATTTTTTAGCTCTTTTAGAAAAGGAAATTCTTCGCCGATCTTTAAAGTTTAATTTATAA